A section of the Triticum dicoccoides isolate Atlit2015 ecotype Zavitan chromosome 7A, WEW_v2.0, whole genome shotgun sequence genome encodes:
- the LOC119334576 gene encoding syntaxin-132-like — protein sequence MNNLLKDSFELPRRDSSRDGGDLEMGIHQPDASDNLQAFLKKVDAIDSLIAKLTSLFTKLQSANEESKAVTKASAMKAIKQRMEKDIDEVGKIARMAKTKLDELDKDNLSNRKKPGCEEDSAVDRSREQTTGAVKKKLKKQMDDFQVLRESIRQEYREVVERRVFTVTGNRPDEETIDDLIETGRSEQIFKDAVQQQGRGQILDTVAEIQERHDAVRDLERKLLELQQIFLDMAVLVEAQGDMINHIETHVANATNHIQQGVGALQKAKTLQKNSRKWMCYAIILLLVVVAIVVLGVIQPWKKK from the exons ATGAACAACCTACTAA AGGATTCGTTTGAGCTTCCCCGGCGGGATTCCTCGAGAGATGGGGGGGATCTTGAGATGGGGATCCATCAGCCCGATGCTTCTGATAATTTACAAGCCTTCTTGAAGAAG GTTGATGCAATCGACAGCCTGATAGCTAAGCTCACAAGCCTCTTCACCAAGCTCCAG TCTGCCAACGAGGAATCTAAAGCAGTCACAAAAGCAAGCGCCATGAAAG CAATCAAGCAGCGAATGGAGAAAGACATTGACGAAGTGGGCAAAATTGCTCGTATGGCGAAAACAAAACTTGATGAACTGGACAAAGAT AACTTATCTAACAGGAAGAAACCTGGATGCGAGGAGGACTCTGCGGTTGATCGATCAAGGGAACAGACTACTGG AGCAGTGAAAAAGAAACTGAAGAAACAGATGGACGATTTTCAG GTACTAAGAGAATCAATCCGGCAGGAGTACCGGGAAGTTGTTGAAAGAAGGGTATTTACCGTAACTGGCAATCGCCCTGATGAAGAG ACAATTGACGATTTAATCGAGACAGGGAGAAGTGAGCAGATTTTCAAAGATGCGGTTCAGCAGCAGGGGAGAGGCCAG ATATTGGACACTGTCGCTGAGATACAGGAGCGACATGATGCTGTAAGAGATCTAGAGAGGAAGCTTCTGGAGTTGCAGCAG ATATTCCTGGATATGGCAGTGTTGGTTGAGGCTCAAGGAGACATGATCAACCACATAGAGACACAT GTTGCAAATGCTACCAACCACATACAGCAAGGTGTGGGCGCTCTCCAGAAGGCAAAGACGCTGCAGAAGAACTCGAGAAAGTGGATGTGCTACGCCATCATCCTCCTCCTGGTGGTAGTGGCTATCGTCGTGCTCGGGGTGATCCAGCCATGGAAGAAGAAGTAA